TTTACTGCCACATTTCTATTAAAATGGCGATTGTACTTAACCTCATTCATTTGATTAACACATACTGTTGAGTTGTTGCATTTATAATCAAAGTTGGTGTTTTGCCTtcaatttcagaaattcagtTAATATGTCTCGATTCTTTGCTACTGGTGGATCCGACTCGGAATCGGAGAGTGGAAGTGATGAGGAGCCAGTTGTTCGTCAACAGCCCGCAGCTGTATTTACGGTATGTTAGGTGGATTCATAAATCGGGCGGTGGAATGAATGTTAACTCAAtcgaaatttcgatttcagttCAGCGATGACGAAGAGGAAGTGAAGCGTGTGGTACGCTCAACGAAGGAGAAGCGCTACGAAGACCTTTCCAATTTGATCAAAGCAATTCGAAACcacaagaaaatcaaagaCATGGCCAGCATCATCACAAGTTTTGAGGATTTGAATCGTGCCTACCAGAAAGCGTTGCCAGTCATTACCAAGGAGGAGAACGGTGTTACGCCTAGATTTTACGTTCGTTGCCTTGCTGAATTGGAGGATTTCATAACCGAAACGTGGGAGGACAAGAGGAATTTGTCAAAGAACAATTTGAAGTCATTGGGAACGTTGCGGCAGAAGGTGCGAAAATACATCAAGGACTTCGAAACGGATCTGGCGAAATTTCGTGAGGCGCCCGACCAGGAGGACGAAGAGGAAGAGAAAtccgaagaagaagaagaaagttCGGCCGATGAAGAAGTGGCCGCCAAGGTGGTTCCAGTGAAGAAAGACGTGGAAAAAACGAAGAAACCGAAGCCGCAAAATGATGATGACTCTGACGATTCAATTGATTGGGGCAGCGACAGTGATTCGGACAGCGATTCGTCGGAAGAAGAAGCCGGAATGGGAAACATTCGAGAACGGTTCTTGAAGAAAGCTACCGACAAGGCGGACGACGGTGTCGATAAAAGGCGAATCAAGAAAGACAAGGTGCGTAAGATTCGCGAAGAAAGCGATGGTGAAGGTGACGGCGAAGGCGAATGGAATATAGTCACAGCCGGCTCTGGAACGGTTGAGAAACCGAAAATGTTTGCCAAGGATGCCGAAATTGACATTGGCGTGGTGTTGAACAAACTCAACGAGATCATGGCAGCCAGAGGAAAGAAACGCACCGATCGACGTCTCCAAATCGATTTGTTGTTTGAATTGAAGCAAATCGCCCAGCAGCACAATTTGGGTGATGCGGTTGCTGTCAAAATCAGATTCAACATCATTTCGGCCATCTACGACTACAACCCGAAAGTGTCTGAGCCAATGAAGTTGGAGTATTGGACCAAGTTGTTGGACGTCATCGTGGACATGATGACGATACTTTTGAATGCGAAGAACATTACCCTGGCTCAATCGGTCATGGAGGAACAAGAAGAGTACGAAAATGCACCGTTCTACATCAGAGGTTGTGCCCTGAATGCCGTCGAGAAATTGGACGATGAATTCACGAAATTGCTGAAGGAATGCGATCCCCACTCCAACGATTATGTCGACCGATTGAAGGATGAAGTCAAGGTAACGAGTATCATCGAACAAGTAGTGACGTATATCGAGCAGGTGGGCAGTGTATCGGAAATCTGTCGAGTTTATTTGCGTAAAATCGATCATCTGTACTACAAGTTCGATCCGAATGTgctgaagaagaagaacggTGAGATCACTGCTCGCACATCACTCGACGAAATGGATAAACTGAGCCGATACATTTACACCAAGGACGATACCGATCGTATTCGTACCCGGGCGATTCTGTGCCACATCTACCATTACGCCATGCACGACAATTGGTTCGCCGCTAGAGATCTGCTGTTGATGAGCCACTTGCAGGAGAACATTCAACATTCGGATCCGCCCACTCAGATTCTGTACAATCGAACCATGGCCAATTTGGGGCTGTGCGCATTCCGGCAGGGTAACATTAAGGACGCACATCAGTGCCTGGTCGATTTGATGATGACCGgaaagccgaaagaattgttGGCTCAGGGTCTGTTGCCACAGGTATGGGATCCATTTACTGTCCCGGTGGAAACGAAATTCCAAATTTGCATTAATTGTTTCAGCGACAACACGAACGCAGTGCCGAACAAGAGAAGGTGGAAAAACAACGTCTCATGCCATTCCATATGCACATCAATTTGGAATTGTTGGAATGTGTGTACTTAGTGTCGGCAATGCTGCTAGAAATTCCGTACATGGCTGCCCACGAATTCGATGCCCGTCGTCGTATGATCAGGTCAgttgacaattattttttttcgatcttttccattttgtttgcTGGATCAATTGCTGATGCAATCGTGAATAAAAGTTGCGCTCGGTCGTTCTAATAAGCAAACAGAGATAAATCAATGACACTGAGAG
This genomic stretch from Bradysia coprophila strain Holo2 chromosome II, BU_Bcop_v1, whole genome shotgun sequence harbors:
- the LOC119069801 gene encoding eukaryotic translation initiation factor 3 subunit C, translating into MSRFFATGGSDSESESGSDEEPVVRQQPAAVFTFSDDEEEVKRVVRSTKEKRYEDLSNLIKAIRNHKKIKDMASIITSFEDLNRAYQKALPVITKEENGVTPRFYVRCLAELEDFITETWEDKRNLSKNNLKSLGTLRQKVRKYIKDFETDLAKFREAPDQEDEEEEKSEEEEESSADEEVAAKVVPVKKDVEKTKKPKPQNDDDSDDSIDWGSDSDSDSDSSEEEAGMGNIRERFLKKATDKADDGVDKRRIKKDKVRKIREESDGEGDGEGEWNIVTAGSGTVEKPKMFAKDAEIDIGVVLNKLNEIMAARGKKRTDRRLQIDLLFELKQIAQQHNLGDAVAVKIRFNIISAIYDYNPKVSEPMKLEYWTKLLDVIVDMMTILLNAKNITLAQSVMEEQEEYENAPFYIRGCALNAVEKLDDEFTKLLKECDPHSNDYVDRLKDEVKVTSIIEQVVTYIEQVGSVSEICRVYLRKIDHLYYKFDPNVLKKKNGEITARTSLDEMDKLSRYIYTKDDTDRIRTRAILCHIYHYAMHDNWFAARDLLLMSHLQENIQHSDPPTQILYNRTMANLGLCAFRQGNIKDAHQCLVDLMMTGKPKELLAQGLLPQRQHERSAEQEKVEKQRLMPFHMHINLELLECVYLVSAMLLEIPYMAAHEFDARRRMISKTFYQQLRSSERQSLVGPPESMREHVVAAAKAMRCGNWNACATFIVNKKMNTKVWDLFYEADRVREMLTKFIKEESLRTYLFTYSNVYTSISIPSLVEMFELEKSKVHSLISKMIINGELMASLDDPTETVVMHRSEPSRLQALSMQLADKVTNLVDANERIFELKQGNMFQRFPGQRGDRGNYRNQNNQQGNWNNNRNNRNNNRNHRMRDHRDDD